A stretch of Gouania willdenowi chromosome 21, fGouWil2.1, whole genome shotgun sequence DNA encodes these proteins:
- the znf148 gene encoding zinc finger protein 148, producing MNTEDKLDGMLLKCSGGGMDGGGRVSLGPGGGLVVMTLGDRSLANQPLLAEDDEEDDDEDDLTGSSLISHDLVPPEQLMMQEEVTKNGGGDEEEEDEEEGGGGGEVGVNFPLKLTNKLPFLLHMPLNIKQELKLSEPAVHGRKEKKAFKDMMVCPKKKKRKQRSPAKILSINDDGSVGVPNPKCHVCVHCNAAFRTNYHLQRHVFIHTGEKPFQCSQCDMRFIQKYLLQRHEKIHTGEKPFRCDECGMRFIQKYHMERHKRTHSGEKPYQCDYCHQYFSRTDRVLKHRRMCHENRERKLNKTVGKAGPLRDADPLGSTYLAKECSLPKKKRQKCTDKGLTASCTTESEEHIFTVVETEEKDEQEQSKIEGLSLYTVSSSKVKHEYVLADYSVELPEEPTSQHEEADEVPEDATPPKLVLKKVPKRNQPSDPSRQQNSPCLSSLAAFDENTKVTTYTFEIVDKQVLLDGDGNTEAESVETLPGIPIKPTTNSTNYDDAMQFLKKKRYLQAALANNSRDYGLSTSSISSQPPVTQTVVSTVIDETVPVTILEPQPIIAEIKTTTQDKNVLPDEVLQTLLDHYTTKANGQSEITFSVADTEVTSSISINSSDVSDGSPVEGLGAAGAPAPPPTEKVSLLQEYSKFLQQALERTSQNDSYLTSQSLSLVSENPTLAGQPLFSTEKQLPSPSRFKADMSSPPLEKPHFGLLVGDSQHSFSFSGDEATPPPPVSSGEEDFLEQVSPSKKTDSSSQGILQTFQISSFDQNFKSHFQTSRSGSSQFTVANGQLSIRGHSTDYSEFPLVRVTEGRSQLNSSPDVSTSESFG from the exons ATGAACACTGAGGATAAGCTGGACGGGATGCTGCTGAAGTGCAGCGGTGGAGGAATGGATGGAGGAGGGAGGGTCAGCCTGGGCCCTGGAGGGGGGCTGGTGGTGATGACCCTCGGGGATCGATCGCTTGCAAACCAGCCGCTGTTAGCAGAGGACGACGAAGAGGACGATGACGAAGACGACTTGACTGGAAGCTCTCTAATATCTCACGACCTGGTCCCTCCAGAGCAGCTGATGATGCAGGAGGAGGTGACGAAGAATGGCGGAggagacgaggaggaggaggatgaggaggagggaggaggaggaggcgagGTGGGAGTGAACTTCCCCCTAAAACTCACCAATAAGTTGCCCTTCTTACTTCATATGCCA TTGAACATCAAGCAGGAGCTAAAGCTGTCTGAGCCAGCGGTCCATGGacgaaaagagaaaaaagcatTTAAGGACATGATGGTGTGtccgaagaagaagaagaggaagcagCGCTCACCGGCCAAG ATTCTCAGCATTAATGATGATGGATCAGTGGGGGTACCAAACCCCAAATGTCACGTTTGTGTCCATTGTAACGCAGCATTCAGGACCAACTACCACCTACAGAGGCATGTCTTCATTCACACAG GTGAAAAGCCCTTTCAGTGCAGCCAGTGCGACATGCGGTTCATTCAGAAATATCTCCTCCAGAGACATGAAAAGATCCACACTG GTGAGAAACCTTTTCGCTGTGACGAGTGTGGAATGAGATTCATCCAGAAATATCACATGGAGAGACACAAGAGGACTCACAGTGGAGAGAAGCCTTACCAGTGTGACTACTGCCACCAG TACTTTTCCAGAACCGACCGGGTTTTAAAGCACAGACGAATGTGTCACGAGAACAGAGAGAGGAAACTGAATAAAACTGTTGGCAAAGCTGGACCTTTGCGCGATGCAGATCCTTTAGGGTCCACTTACCTTGCCAAAGAGTGCTCACTGCCCAAGAAGAAGCGACAAAAGTGCACAGACAAGGGTTTGACTGCTTCCTGTACAACTGAGTCGGAAGAACACATTTTCACTGTTGTGGAAACAGAAGAGAAAGACGAGCAGGAACAGAGTAAAATCGAAGGTCTGTCCCTTTACACGGTGTCTTCTTCTAAAGTAAAACATGAGTACGTGCTGGCTGATTACTCTGTAGAGCTTCCTGAAGAACCAACAAGCCAACATGAGGAAGCTGACGAAGTCCCAGAGGATGCTACCCCTCCAAAACTTGTCCTGAAGAAAGTCCCCAAGAGAAACCAGCCAAGTGATCCGTCTAGACAGCAGAACTCCCCATGCCTGTCCTCATTGGCTGCCTTTGACGAAAACACAAAGGTCACAACATACACATTTGAAATAGTGGATAAGCAAGTCCTTTTGGACGGAGACGGGAATACCGAAGCGGAGTCGGTTGAAACCTTGCCTGGTATACCAAtcaaaccaacaacaaacagCACAAACTATGATGACGCCATGCAGTTTCTTAAGAAGAAACGGTACCTTCAAGCGGCCTTGGCCAACAACAGTCGGGACTATGGACTGAGCACCAGTAGCATCTCGTCTCAGCCACCTGTTACACAGACTGTAGTCTCAACTGTCATTGATGAGACGGTACCGGTCACTATTCTGGAGCCTCAGCCCATCATCGCAGAGATTAAAACAACTACTCAGGACAAGAACGTTTTGCCCGACGAGGTTCTGCAGACGCTGCTGGACCACTACACCACCAAAGCAAACGGGCAGTCCGAAATCACATTCAGCGTAGCGGACACGGAGGTGACCTCAAGCATATCGATAAACTCTTCTGATGTTTCCGACGGCAGCCCCGTAGAGGGCCTCGGAGCCGCAGGTGCTCCGGCTCCGCCTCCTACTGAGAAAGTCAGCCTGTTGCAAGAATACTCAAAATTTCTTCAGCAAGCCCTGGAGAGGACCAGTCAGAACGACAGCTACCTGACCAGTCAGAGCCTCAGCTTGGTGTCGGAGAACCCTACGTTAGCTGGACAGCCTTTATTTTCTACAGAAAAACAGCTTCCCTCCCCGAGCAGGTTCAAAGCAGACATGAGCTCTCCTCCTTTAGAAAAACCTCACTTTGGATTACTGGTCGGGGACTCCCAGCACTCGTTTTCCTTTTCAGGCGACGAGGCTACTCCTCCTCCCCCGGTGTCCTCAGGGGAGGAGGACTTTCTGGAGCAGGTCTCTCCATCCAAAAAGACAGACTCTTCTTCGCAAGGGATCCTCCAGACGTTTCAAATAAGCTCGTTCGATCAGAACTTTAAATCTCACTTCCAGACCTCCAGATCTGGGTCGTCCCAGTTTACCGTCGCCAATGGACAACTGAGCATTCGTGGACACAGCACAGACTACTCAGAGTTTCCTTTAGTTCGCGTCACAGAAGGCAGATCTCAACTGAACTCCTCTCCTGATGTTTCAACCAGTGAATCATTTGGCTGA